The Nostoc sp. 'Lobaria pulmonaria (5183) cyanobiont' DNA window ACTTTTAGAATCCACAACCCAAGAATTACGACAACTTAATTGGTACAAACATCGTCGCCTAGAGGAAATTCAAAGAATAACAGCGCACTCCCTTAAACAAATACACGATTTGGGCATTCCTGCAAATGAACTGACTCAGATGCGCTACCAGCTATTGCTGCGGCAGTTAGATCATACAGCCACCTCTATGAGTGGAATGCTAAAACTTGAGAACTGGCAGCTACATATCAGTTGGGAAACTATGCCCATAGCCAGTTTACTGAAGCGATCGCTCGAACGGATCGAAAATTTACTCAAACAACAAAAGCTGTGGATTGGGGTACATGGTTTGGGACAATCAATTGACGAGCAAGAATCGCCCAAGAATTCTTCATTAGTTAGAAGCGTTCCTGCCTCCAGCGCTCAATCTGCAATCGCGATCGCTGGTGATATTGTCAAAATTGAATTAGTTATCCATGAATTATTGGTTACTGCCTGTAACCGTTCTCAAACCGGCAGCAGAATTGATATTTGGTGTCGCCGTTTAGATGCGTCAAAACCCTCAGATACAAAGCATTCTTCTACAAGTGAAGGGGCTGAACATCAGACATCGCTAGAATTATCAATCACATATAACGGTGCGATCGAACCAGAGCTACTCACAGAACTATATCAAAATATACCTAAAGATGTGCTTGCTCCTTCCTACCTCGACCAACCACCAGCTTTACATCTGGCGATCTGCCAAAACCTCATGCAGGAACTAGGAGGAGAGTTGAATTTCTATAAGTTACCAGATAATCGGGTAGTCAATCGCTTGTTGTTGCCGTTAGCTGTTCATGATTCTTAGTACAGCTTTGCGTGAAATCGTGACGAATTAAGGGTTGAAATTTAAACGCAGATGCGCTTCGCATTCCCACAGAGAAGATTAGTACAGATGTGCTGTGGTTAATTACCTTACCTGTACGAGAACTGCTATAACTACAAGCTTTAACAATTTATCTTTGTCACTGTCAAGGCTAATTAAACGTAAATATAAAATTATATTGGCAATTATCTCAACTATTTTGTATATATTTACTGAGTCTAGAAAGAGTTAAACAGGTATCTTTTGATAACTTGAATATCTCCGAAAAAACGTGACATTTTTGAAAATAGTGGTTAACATATAACTTGATAAAATGCCGACAAACACTATTATTAATTTTGATTCAGAGAAAAATAATTAGCTGGATAACTTTTGCCAAACAAAGTTTTCTATTAATTCAGTCTGTTGTAAATCTTGTTAAATTGCAAATTGTTAGCAATTAGTTGTTCAGGATTTAATTACTATCTAAGTATTAAAGTAATTTTCAATACTTTGCATAAATAATTAAATTAAAATCAATTTTTTAAATTATTTATTGCATTTACATATTGAATCTATTTTTTAGATTGCTGTTGTAATACTAATATTAAGTTTACATATAGATTTTTTAGGTAATGAAATGGAATTAGTGCATCAAATTATAACTGTCACTTTATGGATTCTCAGTTTACAACAAAGAGAAGTCTATGGATGCTATAAAATATTTATAAGCATTAATAGGATTAAATCTAAACTCTTAAGCTACCGCTTTCAGGAAGACCAATATAAAATTTATATGCTTGGAGGAATCTATCAATGAGCTTTAGATACTTCAAGCATTGGTTGAGATTTAGTTCAATCCGAAGCATTATTGTTTTAGCCTTAATATCAATTCCTAACTTGTGTAGTGCATCTGCTCAGACAACTACTAAAGGGGGAATTGACTGGATTTTAGTAGTAGATACTTCTGCTTCCATGCGTGGTGTAGGTGGAACTAAAAATATTTTTGAGCCAGTAAAAAATTCTATTACTGAATTTGTTAATACGGCTAGATTAGGTGATACAGTTACTATTTATAGCTTTGATAAAGATGTCACCCTAAACGCCAATGATATCACTATCAACAGTAATCCAGACAGAGGCAAACTCAAGCAAATAATTAGCTCACTTAAAGCTGATGGTGTGCGTACTCATACAGGTAAAGCTGTGCAAAAAGCTTTGCAACATTCTGCCCTCTTAAATAAACGTGCTGACGCTCTTGGTCGTACTGTCAGCATCGTATTTCTGACGGACGGATTAGAAGATGTGCGTGGTATTCCTAATCCCGTTTCTATTCCTGGGAATACCCAGTTTCTAAGTGAGCAACAATGCAAGCCCTACATATTTTTTGTGTCTTTAGGATTAAAAGAACACGAAAAGCAACTGAATGACTTTGCTAGCAATCCAGCACTTTGCGGTAAGGGGCAAGTATTGCGAGATCCTGGAGGAGTTCAGCTGAACCAACTGGCTCAAAATATCCGACCAGCGCTAATTAAGCCCAAGCTTGATGTTAATCTACCCACTGCCAATTTACCGCCAGTATTGCCAGGAGCAACTACTGAACCGCTCAAAATTAATAGCATCAGTAATGTCAATGCTAAGGTAAGCTTGCAACTGGAAGACCCTCAGCAAAGTGGTATTCGCTTAATTTCACCCGATCGCACCATCGACTTAGTTGCTAATCAAGCAACAGCCATTCCCGTGCGTTTACAGATACCAGCAGAGGCAAAGGGGGGCGCGAATAACTTGCGCTTGGTGTTGATCAGCGCAGATCAAGCGATCGCACCAATAAAAATTGACCTACCTGTAACCATTCAGTCACAACTGCAAATAGAACCGACAAAGATAGATTTTGGCTCAATAGAAGCAGGCAAAACCACTGAAACCCAAATTTTTATAGTTCGCACCAATATATCTGGAACAGCTAGCTTACAACTGCAAGGCAATTCTAAAGACGTTTCCATAGCAGAACCTTCAGCAGCCATATCCTTACAACCAGGAGAAACAAAAATTCCTGTGCAGTTGCAGGTTACTGATAGCAGTTTTGCAGGCGATCGCACTTTCACCTTAGCCCTAACCCCAGATAACTCAATTGCTAGCCCTGTCAGTGCAAAAGCTCATCTGTATATTTTAATGCCCCTATGGCGGAAAATAGTTATTTGGTTGCTCTTAGTGCTGTTGGTGTTGTTAATTTCACTGATAGTAGTTTGTTTAATTCAACGCAAAACCCCCTTGGAATTAGTCGAAGATTTCCGTAACCGCGATCGCTTAGAAGGAGCGTTGGTAGTACTGGAACCACTGCCACAATCATCGCAAGACGAAGAAATTAGTCTCACTCACCTACAGAAGGGTAGAGTATGCCTGAGTGATTTGATACCAGCTATTGCCATGACCAATTCTGATGCCGAGTTAGTTATAGTTTGGCGGTTAGGCAAAAAAAATATAGATATACGCTGTTTGAAAGGTGTAATTTTTGTCAATACTAAAAAAATAAATACAGATGAACTCTACGACGAGGACATCATCGAGATTGGCAACGTTAAATTGCAATTTAACTGGATTGAACACCAAAGACCCTCTGAGCCAAGCAGTGGGCAGACAAACTTTTGAATAATATCACAGGAAAGTGAATGTTAAGTCCCACGGTTGTGCGTCCCACGGTTGTTTTTCGTCCTACTGTTGTTATCGGGCTAGGAGGAACGGGTTATGAAGTCGTACTCAAACTTAAAAAGCGATTTATAGATGTTTACGGCTCAGTACCAGAAGTTATTCGTTTTATTTCGATTGATACTACCGAAAATATCCAAGAACGAGAAAAATCACCTGATGGCACCAAGGTTTTCTTAGAACCGAATGAACTTTATGCAATTTCTGTCGCAAATCCCCTACCCCTAACACGTAACGACCACATCGCTGAATGGTGGCCTAAGGATATTTCCGCAGCCAGCCTGATCAGTGGCGCTGGACAGATTCGGGCCAGGGGACGGCTCGCCTTGTTTGCGAAAGTAGGCGATATTGACGCTTTAATTGCTCAAGCAATCAATACTGTTCGTGAAATTCGCACCAGTAAACAAGCATTTTCAGATAACTTTCAAGTTTCGAGTCGGGATGGTGTCGAAGTTTTTATTGTTGGTAGTTTGGCGGGTGGGACGGGCAGTGGCACATTCTTAGATACGGCTTTTTTAACACGAGGACATCTCAATAATTTTTCTAATATTACGGGGGTATTTGTTTTACCGAGAGTGTTTGCCAATATTCCCCAAACTCACCTGGTGAAGTCTAATGCCTATGGCGCTCTTAAGGAAATCGAACACTTTTGGGGATTGTCACCATCTAATAGCATTGAGATTGATTATGGGATCACAAAAGTCAAAGCCGATCGCCCTCCCTTTGATGCAGTATTTTTAATTGACGGGGTTAATAAAAATGGAACTGTAGTCGGTCGTCCAGACGATTTACAAAATTTAGTTGCAGATGGCTTGTACATCCAAATTGGTTCTCAAATTGGTTTAGACGCTGCTAACGTTGCTGATAACATTCGCGCTTATCTGGCAACTGGTGAAAAAGTTCGAGGACGCAATATAAATTACTGTAGTTTTGGCTTTGCTACCCTGACTCTGCCAGTACAGCAATATGAGCGGATGAAATTAGAGGATGCTCAAAGCTTGCTGAAGAATGAGTTGATGGCATCTACTCCAACAATCGATTTAGAAAGCGACATTACCCGGTTTTTAGAAGATTGCAAGTTAGCAGAAGCGACTACTGTCCTGAATGCGTTGACTGAAAGCGATCGCGGCGGACAAATGAAACCCGAATTTAGAATTGGCGAAATCCGTCACGATCGTACAGCTTTGGCGACAATCAAAGAACTTTACAAACGGCAGTTAGATCAATTTGAACAACGGACGGCTCAAGAATTGGGATTGAATTTTCATCGCTTACAACAGACTACAACTGCTGCGATCGCAACTTTCTGGGAACGCGGTCTTAACCGTCCCAATGGACTAGCTTATGTTTTGGACTTTTTGAGCAAACTTTCTCAACAATTAGACGAATTACAGCAAAACGTGCAGCGCAAGTCACAAGAGGCGCAATCTAGTTTCAATGCTTTGAAATTAGAACCACAAGAAGAAAAAATTAAAGAAGCCGCAGAAACTTGGTTCCCAAATAAAAACACTATTCAAGCTGCTTGCCAGAGATACAAAGAACGGGCTGACCAAAAGTGGAAGACTTATTTACATTGGAAACGCTGTGATAAAGCGGCTGAACTCTATGGTGTATTGCGGACTAAGGTAGAAGAAATCCAGGAAAAATGCCAACGTTTACATAGCAACTTAGATAAAGTTTATCGAGATTTAGAACAGAGTTATCACGAGGTCAACCGTCAAGGAAGTAACGATAATCCTTTTATTCACACCATTCAGCGCATCAATCTGCAATCAAAACGCCCCAAAGTTACTGGCGAAGATTTTATCCGTTGGCATCGAGAACAGTCTCAAACTTTAACGAATTGGTCTGAGAAGAAAGCTGAAGATGTCGAGATCGAAATTCTGAGATTTGTCGATGAAGCTTACTATCCTCTCACCAGTATGACTGTTGAGGAGGTTTTAACAGATAGCAATCCCGAAGATGCAGGGCAAGATTTGCAACAACTTGGCAAACTTGCAGTTCCTCTCTGGCAGTATGAAGTATCGGAAATTCCCATTCAACAGCAGCACTTAATCACAGAATTTTATTACTACGGAGTAGAGAGTAACAACACAGTTTTTAGCAATCCGCCTCTTTCTAGTCGCTTGCCTAGAGGAAATAATAATCCTTCTTTCGTACCGACAGGCGAACCACATAAAGTGATGCTGTTTCGAGTAGAAGTCGGCGTCCCCTTATTTGCATTCAACGGAATGAGGGATATGGAACTAGCTTATTTAGATCCGAATAAAGTCTTTAAGCACCTGCATCGCAATTGGACAAACTTAGCAAATTTAATTCCTCCAGAAGACGACGGTGGGGCGTTGCGTTGGTTTGCTTTAGCCTTAGCACCCGATCTATATAAATTGATTGTCAATCAGAGTAAGAAATATTTCGTTTCTACAGAACAAGCGAAAAGATTAGAAGGCGGAGTTTTGCCATTGGGAGGCGATCGCAAGTCAGCATTTAAAGCTTTCAAAAGTAATTTACCTTTAGTCAAGGAAATTGCTCACAAAGTTGAGCGTATTACCCATGAAGACCAAGACAAAGCCAAATCTACTTTGCAAAACTACATCAATCACCTCAATCAGGTTTTAAAGGGAGGCAGGGTTGATGCCCAGATTAAAGAACAGGTAGAAATGGAAATCCAGGAAATTGAAGCTTACCTGGAAGATTTAGATGTGATTATTTAGCCCCATAGTTTGCACTCTGAGAGTGTCCCCATGCCAAAACCAACTATTTTACTTGCACTCGATCCTCACAGTGCCGCTTTTTGTGCAGCCATTAAACGGCAACTGCAAGAATTACCAGCCGATCAAACCTGTTTAATTCAAACTTATACCTTAACTTGGGATAGTCAAACTTTTGGCTTTAGTGGCGAGTTAGATCAGTTTGCTGACACGAGTTTTGATCTGGCTCAAACTCATAGTAAACAAGCTTATGTCTCCAAAATTCGTACCCAGTTCAGCGAAGCGACCGGCGAACTGCAAACTGCACTGATCGAATTATTGAAAACGGCTAGTCAATCAAAAGAAGCGATCGCTGCTAAACGCCAAGGAGTGAAAATCAGCAGCAATCATCGAATATATCTCATGCTGTCAGTCAGCAATCAATTTGGTAGAGCAGTAGTTTTTGACATAGTACGCTTAATTCGTTGGCTATTTTCTAAGTACTTTATAGATATTCCTTATAGCTTAGAAGCTTTATTACTACTGCCAGGGTTATTTACCCAAGCCACAACTGCTGATTACGGTGCTGCTTACGCCTTCCTGAAAGAGTTAGATTACAAAATGACCACTGGAGTTGTGATTACAGGTGCTCAAAAAGCACCACCTTTTGATAACTGCTGGCTGATGGACGAGCGAATTGGGGGACTGAAGGATAATTTGCCTAGCTATGCTGATGCTTTGGCAGGTTTTCTCTCCGTGGAACCGGAAACCAACGGCTTATTGATTGGCGCACAAAAAGTACGGGGAAAAATACCCGCCTATAGTTCATTTGGTTATGGAGAATTATTTTTCGCAGGAGAAACAACTATTAACCGTTTGAGTGCTGCCTTAGCTGCCGATATTATGATGGAGCAGTTTTTACCGAAGGCAGAATTTACTCCAGAGGCAATTCGCAAATGCCTGTTAGATGCCAAAGGATTTATACTCAGCGAAGATTTCAGTAATGCTTTTCTCGGATTAGAACGAGACAACGGCAAACCAGTTTGGCAAGATTTTAATCCGCGCCTTGAGATGCGTGCTGGCCAGGCTCAGGAATATGGGATGGAATTGCAGCGTGCTTATCGGCAATTTGAAAATAAAGAGCTACTTTCCTATAAGCGGACGCTGGAAAATTGTTGCAAACAATTACAGGCAACACTAACCACCTTCTTAGACCGCACCATTAATCGCTATGCTGATGCTACACCTAGAGGCTTGCATGAAGGAGCTAGGCTATTAAACATATTGACCTTTTTATATTTGGAACTGCAAACGGATGCCATAGGCGATCAATCCCAGAATCTTGTTACAGAACTGCGTGCGGCTGAAGCATTTATCGACTCAAGATTGCAGGTAACAATTGATAAAGAAGCCACTCAAAAGCTACTCAACCAAGTTGTGTCCTTAAAATTGCGGCAGCAACAATTACAAGATATTTTAGCTGAAAGAAAGTCTGAAGAACAACTGCAAGAGCTACAAACAACTCAGAAACAGTTAGAAACGGCAATTGCTGAGTATCGCCAAGCGTTAAATGCCGAAATCGAACAAGCTCGACAAATTCGCTTTATGGCGATCGCTCGCGCTCGTGAGCAAGCCGAAGCTGCGATCGTTGTAGCTCAGAACCACTTAACGGCCATTGAAAATCAACTCGAAAAAGCCACAGATAACTTAGATGAACTACTAACAGAAGAAAACCGTTTTCGCTCACAGTATCTGATCGTTTATCCTACCTTGGTTACTGGTGCTTTATTAGCCTTGCTGATTCTAACCGGAATTTTCAGTCAATCAACACTATGGCTGTTATTACAAAAATTTTGGGCTAACTTAGTTACTTATCTGCTTTGGACTGCGGTAACAATTTTGACTTACTTAGGTATAGTTTGGCTGAAGTACAGCACTAATATTCGCGATCGCATTCAGAAGGTTCAGAAACAAATTAAACGCCTAGAAAGCACTATTAAAGCAACCGCCGTAGAATTACGCCGCAGTTATAATGAACAATTAAAGTTAGAGTACGATTTATACGCCCAAAATCTCCGTGTCGAGGCGTTAAATTATTTGATTAAAACAGCTAAACAAAGAACTGAAACCTTACGTCAAACTTTGGCCGATTTCTCTGAGATATACAATAATTTAGTTACTCAACGCGATCGGGCTACCACGAAGTTCTCCGAAATTCGGCTCACAGTTCTGACTGATGCCGATATTGATGCTTATTACCAAAGTTTCCTTTCCACATTACCAACAGAAAAGTTTACTCAGGAACAGGTTAGCCGTTCTCAGTCGTGGAAAATTTCTGCTGAAGAATTTCAGAATCAACTTATGCCCTTTGCTCGTCAGCAGTTCGAGCAATTGGGTAATTTGTCTATTGGCGAAGTATTAAAGCAATCAGATTTAATTGCCGCCAATACAGCTACTCTGCGTTTGAATCAACTTTATGATAGTGCTAATTTGTTACTGCGAATTCAAGATATTGACGCTAACTTAAACCCAACTTCTCAACGGGAGATTACCCTTTGGGTGGGAGCAAAAGATAAAGAACAAATTTTTGCGTTTTACAGTCGCTTTAGTCGTAGTTTAACCGTCTTGGTAGCTGAAAATGAGCAGCGTTTGTGTATTTTGACCCGTTCGTTGGGCTTTCCGGCTTATTTTCTCAGTCAAATTGAGTATTATCGAGACTGCTATGAACGGACTCAGAGCGAACAAATCGATGAAGACGAAAACATTCCCGATTTAATTCCAGAGGAAATTGGTTCTGGTAGGGAATTAAAGCTAGCTTATCAAACTCTGCTGTTAGCGATCGTTCTTGGGCTACTATCCCAGCATTCTCAAGGTGATTATCAATTCAAGGGTCGGTTACTTGGTAAAGACCGAGAACAAATTGCCTTAGCTTTAGCAACTGAGTTTACCCTTCAGGAACTCTATGGAGACTTAGAAAAACGTATCGAAACATTTGAACGTGATTTTATCTACCATAAATTACAGGAATTCGGAACATCGGCCTCATATTTAAATCCTTACGAACGTAAGCTTTTGGATCGTCTACTCTCAGACTATAACCCTCTGAATTAGGCATTCAATCACCTTTTTTACTTCTCTGGAAATTTAATATAGACCTAACTCAACCCCTAAAGGGCTTCCAGTAAAAAAATATCCCATCTCTGCGGGACGCTCCGCGAACGTAGGGGCACAGGACCTTGCATTGGTGTCAACTTAAGCTGAAAGCTATATTGGGTAGGTGTTTTACACATCACCTCACGCCCTCATCCCCTAACCCCTTCTCCCAAGGGAGAAGGGGAATTAAATCTCTGGCTCCCCTCTCACGGATGGGAGAGGGGCTGGGGGTGAGGGCAAAACGTTCTCACCAAGCGGGTTTCACGTTAAGTTAACACCAATGAATACCTTGTGCCTCCAGTCAGATATAGAGTCATAGACTCAATGAATGCATTCCCAGTTTCAGACTGGGAATGAGAAAAGTCTTATCAAGCTAGGTTTTTAGGACTTGTGTGTACACCGTAGCTTTTTAAGAGGCACTAAGAGTGCTCTTTAGACTATGCACCTTAACCGAACCGTATTGCTACCAATTCTGATTTCGACAATTGGTACAGGCGATCGTTGCTTGATTTTACAGTGACTTGCTTGCTAATCAAAGGATGCTCTGGCACCAACATCACTTATGTGAACTCCTCCCTACTGAATTTGTGAACTTCTCCCTACGGAATCCTTACGTAAATTCCAATTAAAAAACGCTCTTTTTTACTCAAGCTTTACAAGAAACTAGTGGATGCACGACTAGTATGAATATGTAACTAATTTACTGCACCCTAGATTTAATAACTAAATTACTTATACGGTTATTACTTATATAAAGGTGTAGGGCTGGTAAATAAAATTTTGTCCTTAAATAGAAGATTTCTTCTGCATAAGACAGAAACGGCTTGAGAATTTCCCAATTTGTCCATCATGCTTGCCTATATTTTACTCCTGCTCATTAGCAAGGGGTCAGTAAGCATGAAAAATTTACACTCTTAGCATTATAAAATTAAAACCGATTAATTGTATGAAACAATACACCAAAGTTGTAAAGCGTTTTTTGACACTAGCTACTCCAGTGATCGCTACTTCGATATTGGCTACCTTACCGAGCCAAGCTGCTACCATTGCATATTCTGAGTCAAAATTCAACATCAACAACTTTAGTAGCAGCCCTTTAGATGTTAGGACTTTGACTGATACTTTGACCAACACAATTAGCACAGGTGGTCAAGTAACTGCTGATGCTAATGCTGAGGCTAAATTTAATGTCGATGC harbors:
- a CDS encoding vWA domain-containing protein, coding for MSFRYFKHWLRFSSIRSIIVLALISIPNLCSASAQTTTKGGIDWILVVDTSASMRGVGGTKNIFEPVKNSITEFVNTARLGDTVTIYSFDKDVTLNANDITINSNPDRGKLKQIISSLKADGVRTHTGKAVQKALQHSALLNKRADALGRTVSIVFLTDGLEDVRGIPNPVSIPGNTQFLSEQQCKPYIFFVSLGLKEHEKQLNDFASNPALCGKGQVLRDPGGVQLNQLAQNIRPALIKPKLDVNLPTANLPPVLPGATTEPLKINSISNVNAKVSLQLEDPQQSGIRLISPDRTIDLVANQATAIPVRLQIPAEAKGGANNLRLVLISADQAIAPIKIDLPVTIQSQLQIEPTKIDFGSIEAGKTTETQIFIVRTNISGTASLQLQGNSKDVSIAEPSAAISLQPGETKIPVQLQVTDSSFAGDRTFTLALTPDNSIASPVSAKAHLYILMPLWRKIVIWLLLVLLVLLISLIVVCLIQRKTPLELVEDFRNRDRLEGALVVLEPLPQSSQDEEISLTHLQKGRVCLSDLIPAIAMTNSDAELVIVWRLGKKNIDIRCLKGVIFVNTKKINTDELYDEDIIEIGNVKLQFNWIEHQRPSEPSSGQTNF
- a CDS encoding tubulin-like doman-containing protein encodes the protein MLSPTVVRPTVVFRPTVVIGLGGTGYEVVLKLKKRFIDVYGSVPEVIRFISIDTTENIQEREKSPDGTKVFLEPNELYAISVANPLPLTRNDHIAEWWPKDISAASLISGAGQIRARGRLALFAKVGDIDALIAQAINTVREIRTSKQAFSDNFQVSSRDGVEVFIVGSLAGGTGSGTFLDTAFLTRGHLNNFSNITGVFVLPRVFANIPQTHLVKSNAYGALKEIEHFWGLSPSNSIEIDYGITKVKADRPPFDAVFLIDGVNKNGTVVGRPDDLQNLVADGLYIQIGSQIGLDAANVADNIRAYLATGEKVRGRNINYCSFGFATLTLPVQQYERMKLEDAQSLLKNELMASTPTIDLESDITRFLEDCKLAEATTVLNALTESDRGGQMKPEFRIGEIRHDRTALATIKELYKRQLDQFEQRTAQELGLNFHRLQQTTTAAIATFWERGLNRPNGLAYVLDFLSKLSQQLDELQQNVQRKSQEAQSSFNALKLEPQEEKIKEAAETWFPNKNTIQAACQRYKERADQKWKTYLHWKRCDKAAELYGVLRTKVEEIQEKCQRLHSNLDKVYRDLEQSYHEVNRQGSNDNPFIHTIQRINLQSKRPKVTGEDFIRWHREQSQTLTNWSEKKAEDVEIEILRFVDEAYYPLTSMTVEEVLTDSNPEDAGQDLQQLGKLAVPLWQYEVSEIPIQQQHLITEFYYYGVESNNTVFSNPPLSSRLPRGNNNPSFVPTGEPHKVMLFRVEVGVPLFAFNGMRDMELAYLDPNKVFKHLHRNWTNLANLIPPEDDGGALRWFALALAPDLYKLIVNQSKKYFVSTEQAKRLEGGVLPLGGDRKSAFKAFKSNLPLVKEIAHKVERITHEDQDKAKSTLQNYINHLNQVLKGGRVDAQIKEQVEMEIQEIEAYLEDLDVII